In Francisella salimarina, the following proteins share a genomic window:
- the hisC gene encoding histidinol-phosphate transaminase — protein MQKIVQNQTTESLIRKDLQKFSAYSSARSLKVDGDIWLNANESPYNDEYLYNRYPEPQPRKLVEKLAKIYDVDASNLLVTRGSDEGIDLLFRLYCEYQKDSAFAVEPTFGMYKIAAQLQGVDYKTLKLKEENNFEINVTELLANIPDNCKLLFLCTPNNPTGKSIPLADIEQILSELAGNCVVVVDEAYIEFSNEKSVSSIINKYENLVVLRTLSKSFGMAGLRLGVVITNSDRIVWLRKILAPYPIPKTTENTILAMLDDESLANIASQIAEVKEQREHLYQALSQMKIVDKLWSSDANFILVRFRESIFNKLIDNKIVVRSMAHFFNDEKVLRISIGTVSENKRLIEVLQKLSSEYETK, from the coding sequence ATGCAAAAGATTGTGCAAAATCAAACAACTGAAAGTCTCATTCGTAAAGATTTACAAAAATTTAGTGCCTACTCATCTGCACGCTCTTTAAAAGTAGATGGAGATATTTGGTTAAATGCTAATGAATCACCATATAATGATGAGTATTTGTATAATCGCTATCCTGAGCCACAACCAAGAAAATTAGTGGAGAAATTAGCCAAGATATATGATGTTGATGCAAGCAATCTATTAGTTACTCGAGGTAGTGATGAGGGGATTGATCTGTTATTTAGGTTGTATTGTGAATATCAAAAAGATTCTGCTTTTGCAGTTGAGCCTACTTTTGGGATGTATAAAATAGCTGCTCAATTACAGGGTGTTGATTATAAGACTCTTAAGCTAAAAGAAGAAAATAACTTTGAGATTAATGTTACAGAGCTTTTAGCAAATATTCCTGATAACTGTAAGTTATTATTTTTATGTACTCCTAATAATCCTACTGGTAAATCTATACCCTTAGCTGATATTGAGCAAATTCTATCTGAATTAGCTGGCAATTGTGTAGTTGTAGTTGATGAGGCGTATATTGAATTTAGTAATGAAAAGTCTGTTTCTAGCATCATTAATAAATATGAAAATTTAGTTGTACTAAGAACCTTGTCAAAATCTTTTGGTATGGCAGGTCTTAGGCTAGGTGTGGTAATTACTAATTCAGATAGAATAGTTTGGTTGAGAAAAATCTTAGCACCATATCCAATCCCAAAAACTACAGAAAATACTATATTAGCAATGCTTGATGATGAGAGTTTAGCAAATATAGCTAGTCAAATTGCTGAAGTAAAAGAGCAAAGAGAACATCTATATCAAGCATTATCACAAATGAAGATTGTTGATAAATTGTGGTCATCAGATGCTAATTTTATATTAGTTAGATTTAGAGAGAGTATCTTTAATAAACTAATCGATAATAAAATCGTAGTCCGCTCTATGGCTCATTTTTTCAATGATGAAAAAGTTCTAAGAATTAGCATAGGGACAGTATCTGAAAATAAAAGATTAATCGAAGTATTACAAAAATTAAGTAGCGAATATGAAACAAAATAA
- the hisB gene encoding bifunctional histidinol-phosphatase/imidazoleglycerol-phosphate dehydratase HisB, with translation MKQNKYLFIDRDGTLIVEPPIDKQVDSIEKLEFFDGVFEALKKLQKADFKLVMVSNQDGLGTDSFPQADFDAPHDLMMRIFKSQGIEFEDVLICPHFAHENCNCRKPKVGLLMDYLVEQKISLKDSYVIGDRETDVQLAHNIKVNPIQFGVGNYQSWDDITTAILNKPRVAEIKRVTNETDIIVKVNLDVPGSREIETGLGFFDHMLDQIVKHAGISATIKAKGDLHIDDHHCVEDVAITLSQAIAQALGDKYGINRYGFLLPMDEALVEIALDLSGRNYCSFEANFDREMVGDLSVELVKHFFVSFAEGLKATLHIKVTGENTHHMIEACFKGLGKVLKQAIAKNGIDEIPSSKGVL, from the coding sequence ATGAAACAAAATAAATATTTATTTATTGATAGAGATGGTACTTTAATAGTTGAGCCACCTATAGATAAGCAGGTTGATAGTATCGAAAAATTAGAGTTTTTTGATGGTGTTTTTGAAGCTCTTAAAAAATTACAAAAAGCAGATTTTAAACTTGTAATGGTATCAAATCAAGATGGGTTAGGCACTGACTCTTTCCCTCAAGCAGACTTTGATGCACCACATGATTTGATGATGAGGATATTTAAATCACAAGGTATAGAGTTTGAGGATGTATTGATTTGTCCACATTTTGCTCATGAAAATTGTAACTGTCGTAAACCCAAAGTTGGCTTGTTGATGGATTATTTAGTTGAGCAGAAAATCTCTCTAAAAGATAGCTATGTGATTGGAGATAGAGAAACGGATGTACAGTTGGCTCATAATATTAAAGTCAATCCTATTCAATTTGGTGTTGGAAATTATCAATCTTGGGATGATATTACTACAGCTATATTAAATAAGCCTAGAGTAGCTGAAATCAAGCGTGTAACTAATGAGACTGATATTATTGTAAAAGTTAATCTAGATGTTCCTGGGAGTAGAGAAATAGAGACAGGTCTTGGTTTCTTTGATCATATGCTTGATCAGATTGTAAAACATGCTGGGATAAGTGCGACAATTAAGGCAAAAGGTGATCTTCATATTGATGATCATCATTGTGTTGAAGATGTTGCAATTACTCTTTCACAAGCAATTGCTCAAGCTCTTGGCGATAAATACGGTATTAATCGTTATGGATTCTTGTTACCTATGGATGAGGCTTTAGTTGAGATTGCTCTAGATTTAAGTGGCAGAAATTATTGCTCATTTGAGGCAAATTTTGATCGAGAGATGGTTGGGGATTTATCAGTAGAGTTGGTGAAGCATTTCTTTGTATCTTTTGCTGAAGGTCTAAAAGCAACACTACATATTAAAGTAACAGGTGAGAATACTCATCATATGATAGAAGCGTGTTTTAAAGGCTTAGGAAAAGTACTTAAACAAGCAATTGCCAAAAATGGTATAGATGAGATTCCTAGTTCAAAAGGAGTGTTATGA
- the hisH gene encoding imidazole glycerol phosphate synthase subunit HisH produces MIAIIDCCGSNFASIKYAFEKLGQEIVLTHNAEVIKKADCVILPGVGHAKSAMTNLKKYDLDKLIPELTQPVLGICLGMQIMYSFSEEGDTYCLGIFPEKVKAFKKTQGFSIPHMGWNSLQNINKDHFLFKDIAEDDYVYFVHSFYAELNQFSIATNDYINDFTAMVNKDNFYGIQFHPEKSGRVGMKILENFIQGAL; encoded by the coding sequence ATGATAGCGATAATAGATTGTTGTGGGAGTAATTTTGCTTCGATAAAATATGCCTTTGAGAAATTAGGGCAAGAAATAGTCCTAACACATAATGCTGAAGTTATTAAAAAAGCAGACTGTGTGATTTTACCAGGTGTAGGGCATGCTAAATCAGCAATGACAAATCTAAAAAAATATGATTTGGATAAGCTTATTCCAGAGCTGACACAACCAGTGTTAGGGATCTGCTTAGGAATGCAGATTATGTATAGTTTTTCTGAAGAAGGTGATACATATTGTTTAGGTATTTTTCCTGAAAAAGTAAAAGCTTTTAAAAAAACGCAAGGTTTTAGTATTCCACACATGGGTTGGAATAGTTTACAAAATATAAATAAGGATCATTTTTTATTTAAAGATATCGCAGAAGATGATTATGTATATTTTGTACATAGTTTTTATGCGGAGCTTAATCAATTTAGCATAGCTACTAATGACTATATAAATGATTTCACTGCGATGGTAAATAAAGATAATTTCTATGGCATTCAATTTCATCCTGAGAAGTCGGGTAGGGTTGGAATGAAGATTTTAGAGAATTTTATACAAGGAGCTTTGTAA
- the hisA gene encoding 1-(5-phosphoribosyl)-5-[(5-phosphoribosylamino)methylideneamino]imidazole-4-carboxamide isomerase, producing MNIFPAIDLINGKCVRLEKGDFNKTTTYELEPKDVAKAYQQAGAEFIHVVDLDGAKKGQTCQFETIQKIRENCNMTLQVGGGVKDFETIEKLLEIGVDRVVIGSLAVKDIALTKKFFEKYGAEKIVLALDVFIKEGIPYIATHGWQESSTTTLDEILQTYLGDGLEYVLCTDISLDGMLQGPNFELYRIYSSIYPDVQFMASGGVGSLEDLEILKEQNTYGVIIGKALYENKFTLQEALEC from the coding sequence ATGAATATATTTCCAGCGATAGATCTCATAAATGGCAAATGTGTTCGTTTAGAAAAGGGTGATTTTAATAAAACTACTACTTATGAGCTTGAGCCAAAAGATGTTGCAAAAGCATATCAACAAGCTGGTGCAGAGTTTATCCATGTTGTAGATTTAGATGGCGCTAAAAAAGGCCAAACTTGTCAATTTGAGACTATTCAGAAGATTAGAGAAAACTGTAATATGACTCTACAAGTTGGTGGTGGTGTCAAAGATTTTGAGACTATCGAAAAACTTCTAGAAATTGGAGTTGATAGAGTGGTTATTGGTAGCTTGGCTGTTAAGGACATAGCATTAACAAAGAAGTTTTTTGAGAAATATGGTGCTGAGAAGATAGTTTTAGCTTTAGATGTATTTATAAAAGAAGGAATACCTTATATCGCAACGCATGGCTGGCAAGAATCTAGTACAACAACTTTAGATGAGATATTGCAAACTTATCTTGGTGATGGTCTTGAGTATGTTTTATGTACTGATATTTCACTAGATGGTATGCTACAAGGTCCAAATTTTGAGCTATATAGAATTTACTCATCTATATATCCAGATGTTCAGTTTATGGCTTCTGGCGGGGTTGGTAGCTTAGAAGATTTAGAAATTCTAAAAGAGCAGAATACTTATGGTGTCATCATAGGCAAAGCTTTATATGAGAATAAATTTACGCTACAAGAGGCTTTAGAATGTTAA
- the hisF gene encoding imidazole glycerol phosphate synthase subunit HisF, translating into MLTKRIIPCLDVKDGVVVKGIKFRNHRIIGDIIELAQKYSDAGADELVFYDIGASPDNKLLSIKWIQEIAKKINIPFCVAGGIKSVENARAILNEGADKISVNSAALARPDLIDELVYEFGTQCVVVGLDSKFIDGEFKVCQYTGSADKTVQTLLDPVSWAKEVESRGAGEIVLNCMNQDGVKGGYDLEHLREVQSNVSIPVIASGGAGEIQHFIDVFKYTEIDGALAASVFHDDIIAIPELKQELFKNNIPTRIVK; encoded by the coding sequence ATGTTAACAAAAAGAATAATTCCATGTCTTGATGTGAAAGATGGCGTAGTTGTCAAAGGTATAAAATTTAGAAATCATAGAATCATTGGCGATATTATTGAGCTGGCCCAGAAATATTCAGATGCAGGAGCTGATGAGTTAGTATTTTATGATATTGGAGCTAGTCCAGATAATAAGTTACTTTCTATCAAGTGGATACAAGAGATAGCCAAAAAGATAAATATCCCATTTTGTGTAGCTGGAGGTATCAAGTCTGTAGAGAATGCTCGCGCAATACTAAATGAAGGAGCAGATAAAATATCTGTAAACTCAGCAGCACTAGCTAGACCTGATTTGATAGATGAGTTGGTTTATGAGTTTGGTACACAATGTGTGGTGGTTGGTTTAGATAGTAAATTTATCGATGGTGAATTTAAAGTTTGCCAATATACAGGCAGTGCTGATAAAACTGTACAGACATTATTAGATCCCGTTAGTTGGGCAAAAGAGGTAGAGTCTCGTGGTGCTGGTGAGATAGTACTTAATTGTATGAATCAAGATGGTGTCAAAGGTGGTTATGATCTAGAGCATCTTAGAGAAGTTCAATCAAATGTCTCAATCCCAGTTATTGCCTCTGGTGGAGCTGGAGAGATTCAGCATTTTATCGATGTATTTAAGTACACAGAGATTGATGGTGCTTTGGCAGCTAGTGTGTTTCATGATGATATTATTGCTATACCTGAGTTAAAACAAGAGCTTTTTAAAAACAATATACCGACAAGAATAGTAAAATAG
- the hisIE gene encoding bifunctional phosphoribosyl-AMP cyclohydrolase/phosphoribosyl-ATP diphosphatase HisIE: protein MDNKIIESIAWQKMDNLVPAIIQSAIDNSVLMLGYMSKESLEKTLEIGKVTFYSRSKKRLWTKGEESGNFLELKDIAVDCDNDSILIKAIPYGPTCHTGSKSCFTKNEENSSLYIIDKLEKLIAERKDYLPENSYLTGLFKKGLPRIAQKVGEEGVEVVIAAMKQDSEDELISETADLLFHLLVLLREKGISLEQICQKLVSRNTSN, encoded by the coding sequence ATGGATAACAAAATTATAGAGTCTATAGCTTGGCAAAAAATGGATAATTTAGTTCCAGCTATTATTCAATCAGCAATTGATAATAGTGTCTTAATGCTAGGCTATATGAGTAAGGAATCTTTAGAAAAAACTTTAGAAATTGGCAAAGTAACTTTCTATAGTCGTAGTAAAAAACGCTTATGGACTAAGGGCGAAGAAAGTGGTAATTTTCTTGAGTTAAAAGATATAGCTGTCGATTGTGATAATGATTCTATACTAATCAAAGCTATACCATACGGCCCAACTTGTCATACTGGTAGCAAATCATGTTTTACAAAAAATGAAGAAAATAGCTCCTTGTATATAATAGACAAGTTAGAAAAATTAATAGCTGAAAGAAAAGACTATTTACCTGAGAATAGCTATTTGACTGGTTTATTTAAAAAAGGATTACCTAGAATCGCTCAAAAAGTTGGCGAAGAAGGAGTCGAAGTTGTAATTGCTGCAATGAAGCAAGATTCAGAAGATGAACTAATTTCTGAGACAGCGGACTTATTATTTCATTTATTAGTTTTACTGAGAGAGAAAGGTATTTCATTAGAACAAATTTGTCAAAAGTTAGTTTCTCGAAATACTTCTAATTAA
- a CDS encoding ribonuclease T2 family protein, whose product MKIIIRILAIVLLALVTISVYAVPANGTFTAESACQAYISKNKMTNPDNTYVIAGQTYSIQEKNKDTNPDWFRVFISNASESQLRWVSSSCGIADIEEGGDTPAKQCVQEPGLADSYVLALSWQPAFCETYGFSAGKQECKNLPVDSAAAKSFSLHGFWPNQDTCGTNYGFCGAQKQSDFCNYAPLNLDDKTMELLHSVMPGYNDSSCLQRHEWYKHGTCQLQDQNQYYTQAATFVNQINDSKLEQLFSQNIGKDITIEQFDNAFNQSFGAGTSNKVYLNCKDGMLVDVYISLPKNADEPSQNDLSALLANAPNANQSTCPNTFKISNFSHNVG is encoded by the coding sequence ATGAAAATAATAATTCGTATCTTAGCGATTGTCCTTTTGGCATTAGTTACTATATCAGTGTACGCAGTGCCTGCTAACGGTACATTTACAGCAGAGTCGGCGTGTCAAGCATATATATCAAAAAACAAAATGACTAATCCTGATAATACTTATGTAATTGCAGGGCAAACTTACTCTATTCAGGAAAAAAATAAAGATACTAATCCTGATTGGTTTAGAGTATTTATTTCAAATGCTAGTGAAAGCCAGTTGCGCTGGGTAAGTAGTAGTTGCGGTATCGCAGATATTGAAGAAGGGGGTGATACTCCTGCTAAACAATGTGTCCAAGAGCCTGGACTTGCTGATAGCTATGTATTAGCTCTAAGTTGGCAGCCTGCATTTTGTGAGACTTATGGCTTCAGTGCTGGAAAACAAGAGTGTAAAAATCTACCTGTAGATAGTGCAGCGGCTAAGAGTTTTTCGCTACATGGATTTTGGCCAAATCAAGATACTTGTGGTACTAATTATGGTTTTTGTGGTGCTCAGAAACAATCTGATTTTTGTAATTATGCGCCATTAAATTTAGATGATAAAACTATGGAGTTGCTGCATAGTGTGATGCCAGGATATAATGACTCTTCATGTTTACAACGCCATGAATGGTACAAGCATGGAACTTGTCAATTACAAGATCAAAACCAATACTATACTCAAGCAGCTACTTTTGTAAATCAAATAAATGATTCAAAATTAGAGCAGTTATTTAGCCAAAATATTGGTAAAGATATAACTATTGAACAGTTTGATAATGCTTTTAATCAAAGTTTTGGGGCTGGTACTAGTAATAAAGTATATCTAAATTGTAAAGATGGTATGCTAGTTGATGTGTATATATCATTACCTAAAAATGCTGATGAGCCAAGCCAAAATGATTTGTCTGCTTTGCTAGCTAATGCACCAAATGCTAACCAGAGTACATGTCCAAATACATTTAAAATTTCTAATTTTTCTCATAATGTGGGTTAG
- the ttcA gene encoding tRNA 2-thiocytidine(32) synthetase TtcA encodes MTEIKISKTEKKLRHYITKAIADYKLIEKGDKVMLCLSGGKDSFGLLKVLHGLIEDKTYDIDLHVYTLDQSQPGWDDSQLRKYLDDLGVSYEIETKNTYGVVIDKVPEGKTYCSLCSRLRRGNIYRYAKEHKMDKIILGHHRDDLIESLLMSILYQGQIKSMPPKFITQDGENTVIRPMVLVQERDLIEFAKEENFPIIPCNLCGSQENLKRKKVKKLIQDLAHENPKVPSNILNSLSNVLPSHLMDRDLLNAIKN; translated from the coding sequence ATGACTGAAATAAAAATAAGCAAAACTGAAAAAAAATTACGCCACTATATCACTAAGGCTATAGCTGATTATAAGCTTATCGAAAAAGGTGATAAGGTTATGCTATGTCTATCAGGAGGTAAGGATTCTTTTGGATTATTAAAAGTTTTGCATGGATTAATCGAAGATAAAACTTATGATATAGATCTTCATGTGTATACATTAGATCAGTCTCAACCTGGTTGGGATGATAGTCAACTTAGAAAATATCTTGATGATCTAGGTGTATCTTATGAGATTGAAACAAAAAATACTTATGGTGTGGTGATAGATAAAGTTCCAGAAGGCAAAACTTATTGTTCGTTATGCTCGAGACTTCGCCGTGGTAATATCTACAGATATGCAAAAGAACATAAAATGGATAAAATCATTCTAGGACACCATCGCGATGATTTGATCGAATCATTGTTAATGTCGATTCTATATCAGGGGCAAATTAAATCTATGCCTCCCAAGTTTATCACTCAAGATGGTGAAAATACTGTAATCCGCCCAATGGTACTAGTACAAGAACGTGATCTCATAGAGTTTGCTAAAGAAGAAAATTTCCCAATAATTCCATGCAATCTATGTGGATCTCAAGAGAATCTTAAAAGAAAAAAAGTTAAAAAGCTAATTCAAGATTTAGCACATGAAAATCCAAAGGTACCAAGTAATATTCTAAACTCTCTATCAAATGTATTACCAAGTCATTTGATGGATAGAGATTTACTTAATGCCATAAAAAACTAA
- the smpB gene encoding SsrA-binding protein SmpB encodes MSKHKVSPATIARNKKAFHDYTILEKFEAGVVLQGWEVKSIRAGKVQMIDSHVHIKRGEAWLFNCLITPLLSASTHVVADASANRKLLLNRREIDKIMGRIEQKGFTCVPLAMYWKGPRVKVEIALAQGKKVHDKRQAQKDKDWAREKDRIFKKAHR; translated from the coding sequence ATGAGTAAACATAAGGTTTCTCCAGCAACTATTGCTAGGAATAAAAAAGCCTTCCATGATTATACTATTCTCGAGAAATTTGAAGCTGGAGTAGTACTACAAGGATGGGAAGTAAAAAGTATCAGAGCTGGTAAAGTACAGATGATAGATAGCCATGTGCATATCAAGCGTGGTGAAGCTTGGCTTTTTAATTGTCTAATAACTCCTCTACTCTCTGCATCTACTCATGTTGTAGCTGATGCTTCAGCAAATCGTAAACTACTACTTAATCGCCGTGAGATAGACAAAATCATGGGACGAATTGAGCAAAAAGGATTTACGTGTGTGCCTTTAGCTATGTATTGGAAAGGTCCTCGTGTAAAAGTTGAAATAGCTCTTGCTCAGGGTAAAAAAGTTCACGACAAGCGTCAGGCTCAAAAAGATAAAGATTGGGCTCGCGAAAAGGATAGAATCTTTAAGAAGGCGCATAGATAA
- a CDS encoding type II toxin-antitoxin system RatA family toxin, giving the protein MNKVNKSAIVNYTASQMYDLVNDIKSYPEFLPMCYDIEIFEHTETEAKASLKIKSGFVKLDFATHNTMVKDEHIHLNLMNGPFKSLTGDWKFEPQDENSCKVSLDMEFTFENKFVEMALGPVFRGLADKMLGAFCKRAEEVYK; this is encoded by the coding sequence ATGAATAAAGTTAATAAATCTGCAATTGTTAATTATACTGCTTCACAAATGTATGATCTTGTAAATGATATTAAAAGCTATCCTGAATTTTTGCCGATGTGCTACGATATTGAGATTTTTGAACACACGGAAACAGAAGCAAAAGCATCTCTAAAAATCAAATCAGGATTTGTGAAATTGGATTTTGCTACACATAATACAATGGTAAAAGATGAGCATATTCATTTAAATCTTATGAATGGACCATTCAAAAGTTTAACAGGTGATTGGAAATTTGAACCTCAAGATGAAAATTCATGTAAAGTATCATTGGACATGGAGTTTACCTTTGAAAATAAATTTGTGGAAATGGCTCTTGGTCCAGTATTTCGTGGGCTTGCAGATAAGATGTTGGGAGCATTTTGTAAACGTGCAGAAGAGGTTTATAAATAG
- a CDS encoding RnfH family protein, protein MKVEVIYALPNEQKSFYVESDDSMTVREAIIESKILDAYSELDIIENLKVGIYGQIVNLDHVLEDRDRVEIYRNLTIDPKQARMLRAEQKRKREGIRGFGA, encoded by the coding sequence GTGAAAGTAGAAGTCATTTATGCTTTACCTAATGAGCAGAAGTCTTTTTATGTTGAGTCTGATGATTCTATGACTGTTAGAGAAGCTATTATTGAATCAAAAATCTTAGATGCTTATTCTGAATTAGACATTATCGAAAATCTTAAAGTTGGTATCTATGGACAAATAGTCAATTTAGATCATGTTCTTGAGGATAGAGATAGAGTTGAAATATACAGAAATTTAACTATTGATCCAAAACAAGCCCGTATGCTCAGAGCAGAACAAAAACGTAAAAGAGAAGGCATCAGAGGTTTTGGTGCGTAA
- the mnmC gene encoding FAD-dependent 5-carboxymethylaminomethyl-2-thiouridine(34) oxidoreductase MnmC codes for MVRNQKIAIIGAGLAGCSLAYELSRTLNFDITLFDKNSDIATEASGNFAGILEPYLTSDNNFSDQFHTLGYSILLEFINQYRNDIEICNQGVLQILSDEKELNRYQKIFTKREIADDLARIISHQELSQLLGKDTHNMAVYYPNALSVVPKSICQLWLKLSTAKLKLNNELLDIKKLENNTWQLGFNNFTEDFDIVIFAGGYPLFKNISLLQNIQVYPSQGQLTVIKRCFHISNNIMDKGYIIPNYKDNLQVIGATFRDNNDTSGDIRQEDNNFNINQIKQIFDDENCNVEIVNSRVATRCVTSDHLPLIGRLADYNSFEQVFYKPLSKGYPKSKMPNIEYQQGLYVSSGFGSKGLCSSLLAANIITSYITNQSQQCSDKLLEALAVERFWVRSFKKGQKFS; via the coding sequence TTGGTGCGTAATCAAAAAATAGCTATTATAGGAGCTGGACTAGCAGGGTGTTCATTAGCTTATGAATTAAGTAGAACCCTTAACTTTGATATAACTTTATTTGATAAAAACTCTGATATTGCAACAGAAGCTTCTGGGAACTTTGCTGGAATTTTAGAACCTTATTTAACTTCAGATAATAATTTCTCAGATCAGTTTCATACACTAGGATATAGTATATTATTAGAGTTTATAAATCAGTATCGTAATGATATCGAAATTTGTAATCAGGGTGTCTTGCAAATATTAAGTGATGAAAAAGAACTAAATAGATATCAAAAGATTTTTACAAAAAGAGAGATAGCTGATGATTTAGCTAGAATAATATCTCATCAAGAGCTTTCGCAATTACTTGGCAAAGATACTCATAACATGGCTGTATATTACCCTAATGCTTTATCTGTGGTACCAAAAAGTATTTGTCAGCTATGGCTTAAATTATCAACTGCTAAATTAAAATTAAATAATGAGCTCTTGGATATTAAGAAATTAGAGAATAATACTTGGCAATTAGGATTTAATAATTTTACTGAAGATTTTGATATTGTGATATTTGCTGGAGGGTATCCATTATTTAAAAATATTTCTCTGCTACAAAATATTCAGGTATACCCATCACAAGGACAGCTAACAGTTATCAAAAGATGTTTTCATATCTCAAATAATATTATGGATAAAGGATATATAATCCCTAATTATAAAGATAATCTACAAGTTATTGGAGCAACATTTCGAGATAATAATGATACTAGTGGAGATATAAGGCAAGAAGATAATAATTTTAATATTAATCAAATTAAGCAAATATTTGATGATGAAAATTGCAATGTTGAAATTGTTAATTCAAGAGTAGCTACTAGATGTGTAACTTCTGATCATTTACCACTTATTGGTAGGTTGGCAGATTATAATAGTTTTGAACAAGTTTTTTATAAGCCTCTGTCTAAAGGCTATCCAAAATCAAAAATGCCAAATATTGAGTATCAACAAGGTCTATATGTATCTTCAGGATTTGGCTCAAAAGGTTTATGTTCATCATTATTAGCAGCTAATATTATTACATCATATATAACAAATCAAAGTCAGCAATGTTCAGATAAGTTACTTGAAGCACTTGCTGTAGAGCGTTTTTGGGTTAGAAGCTTCAAGAAAGGTCAAAAATTTTCATAA
- a CDS encoding MlaA family lipoprotein — protein MKLKIKKSILLLATIIVLSGCSVKWETPLNDRDPYENYNREMFHWNNELYEDLTPVAKAYNYVMPDAVQTGIFNIFQNLFEPSRVANDLFQGEWGYAGDDSMRFLENTTLGVVGIFDVAGSRFGLPMRYHQDFAVTLHKWGVYKKGYASPYIVWPVFGPGTIEGVSNGVDAMFNPLSYLFLAPGVGTFTAYAVNYSVYGLYYTNEGVSYLPAYSNLEEVSVDPYAAMRNAYLQNYDYGMAKVLKQKDPSLDSPQSDQAILSVLGIKNKNTKSEVAYSDESFVQAYQNTPPVLKSSLASVNKVTEV, from the coding sequence ATGAAATTAAAAATAAAAAAGAGTATTTTGTTACTCGCTACTATCATAGTACTATCAGGTTGTTCAGTTAAATGGGAGACACCTCTTAATGATAGAGATCCTTATGAAAACTATAATCGTGAGATGTTTCATTGGAATAATGAGTTATATGAGGATCTGACACCTGTAGCAAAAGCTTATAATTATGTTATGCCTGATGCTGTACAGACGGGTATATTCAATATTTTCCAGAATCTTTTTGAACCTAGTCGAGTAGCGAATGATCTTTTTCAAGGTGAATGGGGATATGCTGGTGATGATAGTATGAGATTTTTAGAAAATACAACTCTTGGGGTAGTAGGTATTTTTGATGTAGCTGGTAGTAGGTTTGGATTGCCAATGCGTTATCATCAGGATTTTGCAGTTACTCTTCATAAATGGGGAGTTTATAAGAAAGGATATGCTTCACCATATATTGTTTGGCCAGTTTTTGGACCTGGTACTATAGAGGGAGTTAGTAATGGCGTAGATGCTATGTTTAATCCTCTGTCGTATTTGTTTTTGGCTCCAGGAGTAGGTACATTTACAGCCTATGCTGTAAACTATAGTGTATATGGATTATATTATACCAATGAAGGAGTCTCTTATTTACCGGCATATTCAAACTTAGAAGAAGTATCGGTAGATCCATATGCAGCTATGAGAAATGCCTACCTCCAGAACTATGACTATGGTATGGCAAAAGTCCTTAAACAAAAAGATCCATCACTTGATAGTCCTCAAAGTGACCAAGCAATATTAAGTGTTTTAGGTATTAAAAACAAAAATACTAAATCAGAAGTTGCCTATAGTGATGAAAGCTTTGTCCAGGCATATCAAAATACTCCACCAGTTCTAAAAAGTAGTCTTGCTAGTGTAAATAAGGTTACTGAAGTTTAG